A section of the Oryza sativa Japonica Group chromosome 1, ASM3414082v1 genome encodes:
- the LOC4325727 gene encoding uncharacterized protein isoform X2, giving the protein MGGAAVSSLLATPTPTSRPRPVSTTTAPFSVNLSTAAARAPRLLLLSRRPRPRPAAAVLGVKMAGSDIVGKNDLLIVGPGVLGRLVAEKWQEEHPGCKVFGQTASTDHHNELSNIGIIPSLKGSTFPQKVPYVIFCAPPSRSDDYPGDVRVAASNWTGEGSFVFTSSTALYDCSDNELCNEDCPSVPIGRSPRTDVLLKAENVVLEAGGCVLRLAGLYKIDRGAHFFWLRKGTLDTRPDHIINQIHYEDAASLAIAIMKKGHRGRIFLGCDNKPLSRQEIMDSVNRSGKFDTKFQGFTGTDGPLGKKMENSRTRSEIGWEPKYPSFTEFLGLDS; this is encoded by the exons atgggcggcgccgccgtctccagccTGCTTGCCACCCCAACACCGACCTCTCGACCTCGACccgtctccaccaccaccgccccctTCTCCGTCAACCTCTCCACCGCAGCTGCCCGCgcacctcgcctcctcctcctctcgcgccgccctcgccctcgccccgccgccgcggttcTCG GGGTCAAGATGGCTGGCTCCGACATTGTTGGCAAGAACGATTTGCTGATTGTTGGCCCTGGAGTGCTTGGTCGACTGGTAGCTGAGAAATGGCAGGAG GAACATCCAGGATGCAAAGTTTTTGGCCAGACCGCAAGCACAGATCACCACAACGAATTGTCGAATATTGGCATCATTCCCTCCTTGAAGGGATCCACTTTTCCTCAGAAGGTTCCATATGTTATTTTCTGTGCTCCCCCATCTCGTTCGGATGATTACCCTGGGGATGTGAG AGTAGCTGCCTCAAATTGGACTGGTGAAGGCTCTTTCGTTTTTACATCAAGTACTGCTCTGTACGATTGTAGTGACAACGAATTGTGCAATGAG GATTGCCCATCTGTGCCAATTGGCAGAAGCCCTCGTACTGACGTCCTTCTAAAAGCAGAGAATGTTGTTCTTGAGGCAGGAGGCTGTGTCCTCAGGCTAGCAGGACTCTAT AAAATAGATAGAGGTGCtcattttttttggttgagGAAAGGAACTTTGGACACACGACCAGATCATATTATCAATCAAATTCATTATGAG GATGCTGCTTCCCTTGCAATTGCCATAATGAAAAAGGGACACAGGGGTCGAATCTTTTTGGGCTGTGACAATAAGCCTCTTTCCAG GCAAGAAATAATGGACTCTGTTAACAGAAGTGGAAAATTTGACACGAAGTTCCAAGGTTTTACTG GTACAGATGGTCCACTGGGTAAGAAGATGGAGAATTCGAGAACTCGTTCTGAGATTGGTTGGGAGCCCAAGTATCCAAGCTTCACAGAATTCCTTGGTCTTGACAGTTGA
- the LOC4325727 gene encoding uncharacterized protein isoform X1 — MGGAAVSSLLATPTPTSRPRPVSTTTAPFSVNLSTAAARAPRLLLLSRRPRPRPAAAVLGVSDDTGVKMAGSDIVGKNDLLIVGPGVLGRLVAEKWQEEHPGCKVFGQTASTDHHNELSNIGIIPSLKGSTFPQKVPYVIFCAPPSRSDDYPGDVRVAASNWTGEGSFVFTSSTALYDCSDNELCNEDCPSVPIGRSPRTDVLLKAENVVLEAGGCVLRLAGLYKIDRGAHFFWLRKGTLDTRPDHIINQIHYEDAASLAIAIMKKGHRGRIFLGCDNKPLSRQEIMDSVNRSGKFDTKFQGFTGTDGPLGKKMENSRTRSEIGWEPKYPSFTEFLGLDS; from the exons atgggcggcgccgccgtctccagccTGCTTGCCACCCCAACACCGACCTCTCGACCTCGACccgtctccaccaccaccgccccctTCTCCGTCAACCTCTCCACCGCAGCTGCCCGCgcacctcgcctcctcctcctctcgcgccgccctcgccctcgccccgccgccgcggttcTCG GGGTGTCTGATGATACAGGGGTCAAGATGGCTGGCTCCGACATTGTTGGCAAGAACGATTTGCTGATTGTTGGCCCTGGAGTGCTTGGTCGACTGGTAGCTGAGAAATGGCAGGAG GAACATCCAGGATGCAAAGTTTTTGGCCAGACCGCAAGCACAGATCACCACAACGAATTGTCGAATATTGGCATCATTCCCTCCTTGAAGGGATCCACTTTTCCTCAGAAGGTTCCATATGTTATTTTCTGTGCTCCCCCATCTCGTTCGGATGATTACCCTGGGGATGTGAG AGTAGCTGCCTCAAATTGGACTGGTGAAGGCTCTTTCGTTTTTACATCAAGTACTGCTCTGTACGATTGTAGTGACAACGAATTGTGCAATGAG GATTGCCCATCTGTGCCAATTGGCAGAAGCCCTCGTACTGACGTCCTTCTAAAAGCAGAGAATGTTGTTCTTGAGGCAGGAGGCTGTGTCCTCAGGCTAGCAGGACTCTAT AAAATAGATAGAGGTGCtcattttttttggttgagGAAAGGAACTTTGGACACACGACCAGATCATATTATCAATCAAATTCATTATGAG GATGCTGCTTCCCTTGCAATTGCCATAATGAAAAAGGGACACAGGGGTCGAATCTTTTTGGGCTGTGACAATAAGCCTCTTTCCAG GCAAGAAATAATGGACTCTGTTAACAGAAGTGGAAAATTTGACACGAAGTTCCAAGGTTTTACTG GTACAGATGGTCCACTGGGTAAGAAGATGGAGAATTCGAGAACTCGTTCTGAGATTGGTTGGGAGCCCAAGTATCCAAGCTTCACAGAATTCCTTGGTCTTGACAGTTGA